One window of the Streptomyces asoensis genome contains the following:
- a CDS encoding cyclic nucleotide-binding domain-containing protein, whose translation MTKATKLLTALPPPQRQRLMTLAREVSFPEDARIFDAGGTADRFWVIRSGAVSLVQQVTSLRRVTVASLGAGDLLGWSWLFPPYQWDFGAEAFSPVRAYEFEAPPVLALCDEDPALGMSLIRIVAEILAHRLETTRGKLMEHYGTHRRGDL comes from the coding sequence ATGACCAAAGCGACGAAACTGCTGACCGCGCTGCCCCCGCCCCAGCGTCAGCGCCTGATGACGCTCGCCCGTGAGGTGTCCTTCCCGGAGGACGCCCGGATCTTCGACGCGGGCGGCACCGCCGACCGCTTCTGGGTCATCCGCTCCGGCGCGGTCTCGCTCGTCCAGCAGGTGACGTCCCTGCGGCGGGTCACCGTCGCGAGCCTCGGCGCCGGCGACCTGCTGGGCTGGTCGTGGCTGTTCCCGCCCTATCAGTGGGACTTCGGCGCGGAGGCCTTCAGCCCCGTACGGGCCTACGAGTTCGAGGCGCCACCGGTGCTCGCCCTGTGCGACGAGGATCCGGCGCTCGGGATGTCGCTGATACGGATCGTGGCCGAGATCCTCGCGCACCGGCTGGAGACGACCCGGGGCAAGCTGATGGAGCACTACGGAACGCACCGGCGCGGGGATCTGTAG
- a CDS encoding MFS transporter: MDTSESSTAPEAEEADPSPQDRPRRGWRRWAMDTRPLRRPAYRRLWSSTIVTAVGSQLTAVAVPKQIYDITGSSAWVGYASLAGLVPMVLFALWGGAVADTVDRRKLLLVTNSGIAVTSVLFWLQAVSGLDSVAVLMVLLATQQAFFGLNAPARNASIARLVPAGELAAANALGSTVMQTGLVAGPLLAGSLIPVIGLPELYLLDAVALCVTLWAVARLPALPPLASATARRAGVREIVEGFRYISRHKVLLLSFLADVIAMVFGMPRALFPQLAAETYASYGEGLALGLLFAAIPIGAVLGGLFSGTFSRARRHGWMVIGAVVAWGAAIAGFGLSGSLWLAVVFLVCAGVADMVSMVFRGAILLSAATDEMRGRMQGVFTVVVAGGPRLADALHGTAGAAFGPRVAVAGGGLLVVVSMLGLAVAVPALRRYRV, encoded by the coding sequence GTGGACACGAGCGAGAGCAGCACCGCACCCGAGGCCGAGGAGGCCGACCCGAGTCCGCAGGACCGGCCCCGGCGCGGCTGGCGCCGCTGGGCGATGGACACCCGACCGCTGCGCCGGCCGGCCTACCGGCGCCTGTGGTCGTCGACCATCGTCACGGCCGTGGGCAGCCAGCTCACCGCCGTCGCGGTACCCAAGCAGATCTACGACATCACCGGCTCCTCCGCCTGGGTCGGCTACGCGAGCCTCGCCGGGCTGGTGCCGATGGTGCTGTTCGCGCTGTGGGGCGGCGCGGTCGCCGACACCGTCGACCGGCGCAAACTGCTGCTGGTCACCAACAGCGGTATCGCCGTCACCTCGGTGCTGTTCTGGCTCCAGGCGGTCTCGGGACTCGACTCGGTGGCCGTGCTGATGGTGCTGCTCGCCACCCAGCAGGCGTTCTTCGGCCTCAACGCGCCCGCCCGCAACGCCTCCATCGCCCGGCTGGTCCCGGCGGGCGAACTCGCCGCCGCCAACGCCCTCGGCTCGACCGTCATGCAGACCGGTCTGGTCGCCGGGCCGCTGCTCGCGGGCTCCCTGATCCCCGTCATCGGCCTGCCCGAGCTGTACCTCCTCGACGCCGTCGCGCTGTGCGTGACGCTGTGGGCGGTGGCCCGTCTGCCCGCGCTGCCGCCCCTGGCGAGTGCCACCGCCCGGCGCGCCGGAGTGCGGGAGATCGTGGAGGGCTTCCGCTACATCTCCCGGCACAAGGTCCTGTTGCTGTCCTTCCTCGCCGATGTCATCGCCATGGTCTTCGGCATGCCCCGGGCCCTGTTCCCGCAGCTCGCCGCCGAGACGTACGCCTCCTACGGCGAAGGGCTCGCCCTGGGCCTGCTGTTCGCGGCGATCCCCATCGGCGCGGTGCTGGGCGGACTGTTCTCCGGCACGTTCTCGCGAGCCCGGCGGCACGGCTGGATGGTCATCGGCGCGGTCGTCGCCTGGGGCGCGGCGATCGCCGGGTTCGGACTGAGCGGCAGTCTGTGGCTCGCCGTGGTGTTCCTGGTCTGTGCCGGGGTCGCCGACATGGTCTCCATGGTCTTCCGCGGGGCGATCCTGCTGTCCGCCGCCACCGACGAGATGCGCGGCCGTATGCAGGGCGTCTTCACGGTCGTCGTCGCGGGCGGCCCCCGGCTGGCCGACGCCCTGCACGGCACGGCGGGCGCCGCCTTCGGGCCCCGTGTCGCGGTCGCGGGCGGCGGTCTGCTGGTCGTCGTCTCGATGCTGGGCCTGGCGGTCGCCGTGCCCGCGCTGCGCCGGTACCGCGTCTGA
- a CDS encoding LysE/ArgO family amino acid transporter translates to MSHTLTAAAAGFGTGLSLIVAIGAQNAFVLRQGIRRDAVLAVVGICALSDALLIALGVGGVGALVVAWPGALTAVGWIGGLFLLCYGALAARRAFRPTGALAAEGESAGSLRRAVLTCLALTWLNPHVYLDTVFLLGSVAADRGPLRWTFGLGAALASLCWFAALGFGARLLGRFLTRPTAWRVLDGLVAATMIVLGVTLVVGA, encoded by the coding sequence ATGTCCCACACCCTCACCGCCGCGGCCGCCGGATTCGGCACCGGTCTGTCGCTCATCGTCGCCATCGGCGCCCAGAACGCGTTCGTCCTGCGTCAGGGCATCCGCCGTGACGCCGTCCTCGCCGTCGTCGGGATCTGCGCCCTGTCCGACGCGCTGCTCATCGCTCTGGGTGTGGGTGGGGTGGGCGCGTTGGTGGTGGCCTGGCCCGGGGCGCTGACCGCGGTCGGCTGGATCGGCGGTCTGTTCCTGCTCTGCTACGGGGCGCTGGCGGCCCGGCGGGCGTTCCGGCCCACGGGTGCTCTGGCGGCCGAGGGGGAGAGCGCGGGCTCCCTGCGCCGGGCCGTGCTGACCTGTCTGGCGCTGACCTGGCTCAACCCGCATGTCTACCTCGACACGGTCTTCCTGCTCGGTTCCGTCGCCGCCGACCGTGGCCCGCTGCGCTGGACCTTCGGTCTCGGCGCCGCCCTCGCCAGCCTGTGCTGGTTCGCCGCGCTGGGCTTCGGCGCCCGGCTGCTCGGCCGGTTCCTGACCCGGCCGACCGCCTGGCGCGTCCTGGACGGGCTCGTCGCCGCCACGATGATCGTCCTCGGCGTGACGCTCGTCGTCGGGGCGTGA
- a CDS encoding LysR family transcriptional regulator ArgP, whose translation MMTDLPLDQVRTLLAVVDEGTFDAAAAALHVTPSAVSQRVKALEQRTGRVLLLRTKPVRPTESGEIVVRFARQLARLERDTRSELGMSGEGEPARVTVAVNADSLATWFLPALSRVPREPQLCFELHREDETRTAELLREGLVMAAVTSSPEAVTGCSVRTLGTMRYLAAATPDFVSRHLGDGPLHETLGRAPVMTFDRSDDLQDAFVRGLRRGAGGASPVRQAVPTSEGFVTAVVAGLGWGMVPEAQAGPLLRSGSLVSLAPEHPLDVPLYWQQWKLDSPALAAVADAVAATAAEALRS comes from the coding sequence ATGATGACGGACCTTCCGCTCGACCAGGTGCGCACCCTGCTCGCGGTGGTGGACGAGGGCACCTTCGACGCGGCCGCCGCCGCCCTGCATGTGACGCCGTCGGCGGTCAGTCAGCGCGTCAAGGCACTGGAGCAGCGCACGGGCCGGGTGCTGCTGCTGCGCACCAAGCCGGTGCGGCCCACGGAGTCGGGCGAGATCGTCGTCCGGTTCGCCCGCCAGCTGGCCCGGCTCGAGCGCGACACGCGGTCCGAGCTGGGCATGAGCGGCGAGGGCGAACCTGCTCGGGTGACGGTCGCGGTGAACGCGGACTCGCTCGCCACCTGGTTCCTGCCGGCCCTGAGCCGGGTGCCGCGGGAGCCGCAGCTCTGCTTCGAACTGCACCGCGAGGACGAGACCCGCACCGCGGAACTCCTGCGGGAGGGGCTGGTGATGGCCGCGGTGACCTCGTCTCCCGAGGCCGTGACCGGCTGCTCCGTGCGGACGCTGGGCACGATGCGCTACCTGGCCGCCGCGACCCCGGACTTCGTCTCCCGCCATCTTGGCGACGGCCCGCTGCACGAAACCCTCGGCCGGGCACCCGTGATGACCTTCGACCGGAGCGACGACCTCCAGGACGCGTTCGTGCGCGGACTGCGCCGGGGCGCCGGCGGCGCGAGTCCGGTACGACAGGCCGTGCCGACCTCGGAGGGTTTCGTGACCGCTGTGGTCGCCGGCCTGGGCTGGGGCATGGTGCCCGAGGCGCAGGCAGGCCCACTGCTGCGCTCCGGCAGCCTGGTCTCCCTCGCCCCCGAACACCCGCTGGACGTCCCGCTGTACTGGCAGCAGTGGAAGCTGGACTCCCCGGCGCTGGCGGCGGTGGCGGACGCCGTAGCGGCGACGGCGGCCGAGGCCCTCAGGAGCTGA
- a CDS encoding TetR/AcrR family transcriptional regulator, with translation MAKQVVPEEKRRRRRPTRSGTVLSERLIVEAALRLLREHGSAGLSARRLGIALDCDPSTLYRYFGGMDELTLAIGDALVGEALRGWRPTGEWRTDLHAVGLRIHAAYVAHPQAAQLTASRVTGRANELAADEAVLDVLRTAGFPLPDTVRIYHAFIDQTLAFAALDAASLALPRAVRRADDAVWRSTYARLPAETHPRIAEAAPLLSTRMVTSAYPTALEMLLDSAQATLAGLSS, from the coding sequence GTGGCCAAGCAGGTCGTACCCGAGGAGAAGCGGCGTCGGCGCCGGCCCACCAGGAGCGGCACCGTGCTGTCCGAGCGGCTGATCGTCGAGGCGGCGCTGCGCCTGCTGCGCGAGCACGGCAGCGCCGGCCTGTCCGCCCGCCGTCTCGGCATCGCCCTCGACTGCGACCCCAGCACCCTCTACCGGTACTTCGGGGGCATGGACGAGCTGACCCTGGCCATCGGTGACGCGCTCGTCGGCGAGGCGCTGCGCGGCTGGCGGCCGACGGGGGAGTGGCGCACGGATCTGCACGCCGTCGGGCTGCGCATCCACGCCGCGTACGTCGCCCACCCGCAGGCCGCCCAGCTCACCGCGAGCCGGGTGACCGGCCGGGCCAACGAACTCGCCGCCGACGAGGCCGTCCTGGACGTGCTGCGCACCGCAGGGTTCCCGCTGCCGGACACCGTGCGGATCTACCACGCCTTCATCGACCAGACGCTGGCCTTCGCCGCCCTGGACGCCGCGTCCCTGGCCCTGCCCCGCGCCGTGCGGCGCGCCGACGACGCGGTGTGGCGCTCGACGTACGCCCGGCTGCCCGCCGAGACCCACCCCCGGATCGCCGAGGCGGCCCCGCTGCTGTCGACCCGCATGGTGACCAGCGCCTATCCGACGGCGCTGGAGATGCTGCTGGACAGTGCGCAGGCGACGCTGGCCGGGCTCAGCTCCTGA
- a CDS encoding saccharopine dehydrogenase family protein: protein MRVLLVGAGGVGTAITRIAARRPFFEALVVADYDPARAAAAVAALDGDDRFHAERVDAGDEAAVAELLARHRCDVLLNATDPRFVMPLFHAARGAGATYVDMAMSLSRPHPDRPYEECGVRLGDAQFAEADEWAEAGALALVGMGVEPGLSDVFARYAADELFDEIEEIGIRDGANLTVEGHDFAPSFNIWTTIEECLNPPVVYEADRGWFTTAPFSEPEVFDFPEGIGPVECVNVEHEEVLLVPRWVKARRVTFKYGLGNEFIETLKTLHLLGLDRTAPVTVPSASGPVPVSPRDVVAACLPDPATLGELMHGKTCAGTWVRGVKDGAPREVYLYHVVDNQWSMAEYGSQAVVWQTAVNPVIALELLATGAWSGAGVLGPEAFPPRPFLDLLTAYGSPWGQREQ from the coding sequence ATGCGTGTCCTTCTCGTGGGCGCCGGCGGTGTGGGTACCGCCATCACCCGGATCGCCGCCCGCCGTCCGTTCTTCGAGGCGCTGGTGGTGGCCGACTACGACCCCGCCCGCGCCGCTGCCGCCGTCGCGGCGCTCGACGGCGACGACCGCTTCCACGCCGAGCGCGTCGACGCCGGCGACGAGGCGGCCGTGGCCGAGCTGCTCGCCCGCCACCGCTGCGACGTCCTGCTCAACGCCACCGACCCGCGGTTCGTGATGCCGCTGTTCCACGCGGCGCGCGGCGCCGGGGCCACCTATGTCGACATGGCGATGTCGCTGTCGCGGCCGCACCCGGACCGGCCGTACGAGGAGTGCGGCGTCCGGCTCGGCGACGCGCAGTTCGCCGAGGCCGACGAGTGGGCCGAGGCGGGCGCCCTGGCCCTGGTCGGCATGGGGGTCGAGCCGGGTCTGTCGGACGTCTTCGCCCGGTACGCCGCCGACGAACTCTTCGACGAGATCGAGGAGATCGGCATCCGCGACGGCGCGAACCTCACCGTCGAGGGCCACGACTTCGCGCCCTCCTTCAACATCTGGACCACCATCGAGGAGTGCCTGAACCCTCCGGTGGTCTACGAGGCCGACCGGGGCTGGTTCACCACCGCGCCCTTCAGCGAGCCCGAGGTCTTCGACTTCCCCGAGGGCATCGGGCCGGTGGAGTGCGTGAACGTCGAGCACGAGGAGGTGTTGCTCGTGCCGCGCTGGGTGAAGGCGCGCCGGGTCACCTTCAAGTACGGCCTGGGCAACGAGTTCATCGAGACCCTGAAGACGCTGCACCTCCTGGGGCTGGACCGCACCGCGCCGGTGACCGTGCCGAGCGCGTCGGGGCCGGTGCCCGTCTCGCCCCGGGACGTGGTGGCCGCCTGTCTGCCCGACCCGGCGACCCTGGGCGAGCTGATGCACGGCAAGACCTGCGCGGGCACCTGGGTGCGGGGCGTGAAGGACGGAGCGCCGCGCGAGGTGTACCTGTACCACGTGGTCGACAACCAGTGGTCCATGGCCGAGTACGGCAGCCAGGCCGTGGTGTGGCAGACCGCCGTCAACCCGGTGATCGCCCTCGAACTGCTCGCCACGGGCGCGTGGTCCGGCGCGGGCGTCCTGGGCCCCGAGGCGTTCCCGCCCCGTCCGTTCCTCGACCTGCTCACGGCGTACGGCTCCCCGTGGGGGCAGCGGGAGCAGTGA
- a CDS encoding WhiB family transcriptional regulator, with translation MDNWREHAECRNEDPDLFFPIGTSGPALLQTEQAKAVCRRCPVREQCLEWAMETDQTLGVWGGTSENERRALKRRTRAARRSS, from the coding sequence ATGGACAACTGGCGAGAGCATGCCGAGTGCCGCAACGAGGACCCCGACCTCTTCTTCCCGATCGGTACCTCCGGTCCGGCACTGCTCCAGACGGAGCAGGCGAAGGCGGTCTGCCGACGCTGCCCCGTGCGGGAGCAGTGTCTGGAGTGGGCCATGGAGACCGATCAGACCCTCGGGGTATGGGGCGGCACGAGTGAGAACGAACGACGCGCCCTCAAGCGGCGGACAAGGGCCGCCCGACGCAGTTCGTGA
- a CDS encoding sensor histidine kinase, with amino-acid sequence MNRARNRTRIPLRKRLLVRLLIASALIAVCSVAATAWLAVTTTTRALREEQGQALADDMDILAQLSGYAATHPDWTGVEATVRDLSARTGRRIALTTADRTPLADSAPRGTSLPPSAAATVDPLRTDTWSEPGAQLSGTDPRVVGPYRLTPLERTKLDAVARARQRCLSRYGIDTTVTHAPSGRPVVTATDSTTVSAYALDECGDGQLDTPAPTEEKALTALQGRAGGCLTRAGLDPDVPLMFTGLPGTSARTPTLAPVFAEAVDGIDRPGDGKAALRAAQTCFETARHAQLDPYVAPVAELFLGVGDDGAAPRWVMSPANKAKVIGAAGLVLAVTVAVTAVVATRLVRPLRALTEAAQQPPDRHARVPVTTRDETGILAEAFNDLAERRERLEAQRKALVSDVAHELRSPLTNIRGWLEVTRDGLVEPDTELLGALHEEALLLQRVIDDLRDLADADAGTLRLHREPVPADDLLAQVTAAHRVAADTAGVRLRTETEGAPWLDADPVRLRQALGNLVTNAVRHTPPDGTVTLTARGDGERVVLEVADTGTGIAAEDLPHVFERFWRAEKSRSRRTGGSGLGLPIVRQLTAAHGGTAQAESTPGTGSVFTLRLPAATAPGDG; translated from the coding sequence GTGAACCGCGCCCGCAACCGCACCCGCATACCGCTGCGCAAGCGCCTGCTGGTCCGTCTGCTGATCGCGTCCGCCCTGATCGCCGTGTGCTCGGTGGCCGCCACCGCCTGGCTCGCCGTCACCACCACCACCCGCGCGCTGCGGGAGGAACAGGGCCAGGCCCTCGCCGACGACATGGACATCCTCGCGCAGCTCAGCGGCTACGCGGCCACCCACCCCGACTGGACGGGAGTCGAGGCCACGGTCCGTGACCTGTCCGCGCGCACCGGCCGGCGCATCGCCCTGACCACCGCCGACCGCACGCCCCTGGCCGACTCCGCGCCGCGCGGCACCTCCCTGCCGCCGAGTGCCGCCGCCACCGTCGACCCGCTGCGCACCGACACCTGGAGCGAGCCGGGCGCGCAGCTGAGCGGTACCGACCCGCGTGTGGTGGGCCCCTACCGGCTCACCCCGCTCGAACGCACGAAGCTCGACGCCGTGGCCCGCGCGCGGCAACGCTGCCTCTCCCGCTACGGCATCGACACGACCGTCACCCACGCCCCGAGCGGGCGCCCGGTGGTCACCGCCACGGACTCCACCACCGTCTCCGCATACGCGCTCGACGAGTGCGGGGACGGGCAGCTCGACACGCCCGCGCCCACGGAGGAGAAGGCACTGACCGCGCTTCAGGGCCGCGCCGGCGGCTGTCTGACCCGAGCGGGCCTGGATCCCGACGTCCCCCTGATGTTCACCGGCCTCCCCGGCACCTCCGCCCGGACCCCGACCCTGGCGCCCGTGTTCGCCGAGGCGGTGGACGGCATCGACAGGCCGGGGGACGGCAAGGCGGCCCTGCGCGCGGCACAGACCTGCTTCGAGACCGCCCGGCACGCCCAGCTCGACCCGTACGTCGCCCCGGTCGCCGAGTTGTTCCTCGGCGTCGGGGACGACGGCGCGGCTCCCCGCTGGGTCATGTCCCCGGCCAACAAGGCGAAGGTGATCGGCGCGGCCGGGCTGGTGCTGGCCGTCACCGTCGCCGTCACCGCCGTCGTCGCCACCCGCCTGGTCCGGCCCCTGCGCGCCCTGACCGAGGCGGCGCAACAGCCCCCGGACCGACACGCCCGTGTGCCCGTCACGACGCGCGACGAGACCGGGATCCTCGCGGAGGCCTTCAACGACCTGGCCGAACGCCGGGAGCGACTGGAAGCCCAGCGCAAGGCCCTCGTCAGCGATGTGGCCCACGAACTGCGCAGTCCGCTCACCAACATCCGGGGGTGGCTGGAGGTCACCCGCGACGGCCTCGTGGAACCCGACACCGAACTGCTCGGCGCCCTGCACGAGGAGGCCCTGCTCCTCCAGCGCGTCATCGACGACCTGCGCGACCTCGCGGACGCCGACGCGGGCACCCTGCGTCTGCACCGCGAACCGGTGCCCGCCGACGACCTGCTCGCCCAGGTCACCGCCGCCCACCGGGTCGCCGCCGACACGGCCGGCGTGCGCCTGCGCACCGAGACCGAGGGCGCTCCCTGGCTGGACGCCGACCCGGTGCGGCTGCGGCAGGCGCTCGGCAACCTCGTCACCAACGCGGTACGTCACACCCCGCCCGACGGCACGGTCACCCTGACCGCCCGGGGCGACGGCGAGCGCGTAGTCCTGGAGGTCGCCGACACCGGCACGGGCATCGCCGCCGAGGACCTGCCGCATGTCTTCGAGCGGTTCTGGCGGGCGGAGAAGTCACGCAGCCGCCGCACCGGCGGCAGCGGCCTGGGCCTGCCGATCGTCCGCCAGCTGACGGCCGCTCACGGCGGCACGGCGCAGGCGGAGAGCACCCCGGGCACGGGCAGCGTCTTCACCCTGCGACTGCCCGCGGCGACGGCCCCCGGAGACGGCTGA
- a CDS encoding response regulator transcription factor — MCAHVLVAEDDAMQAELIRRSLLAEGHTATVVHDGAAALDSVRRNRPDLVVLDLMLPVIDGLGVCRVLRRDDDDIPVLMLTARAGEDDVLLGLELGADDYMTKPYSPRELMARIRTVLRRSGRAGADRRDDPVVRAAGLAVDPERYEVRCAGEPVECTPAEFQILLAMAAEPERVFSRRQLLQCTRGFDRASTERAIDVHIMNLRRKIEVDPRRPVRLLTVFGVGYKLSGGHA, encoded by the coding sequence GTGTGCGCTCACGTACTGGTCGCCGAGGACGACGCGATGCAGGCCGAACTCATCCGGCGCTCCCTGCTCGCCGAGGGGCACACCGCCACGGTCGTGCACGACGGCGCGGCCGCGCTGGACTCGGTGCGGCGCAACCGGCCCGATCTCGTCGTCCTCGACCTCATGCTGCCGGTCATCGACGGTCTCGGGGTGTGCCGGGTGCTGCGCCGCGACGACGACGACATCCCGGTACTGATGCTGACCGCACGCGCCGGCGAGGACGACGTGCTGCTCGGCCTGGAACTGGGCGCCGACGACTACATGACCAAGCCCTACAGTCCGCGTGAGCTGATGGCCCGCATCCGTACCGTCCTGCGGCGCAGCGGGCGGGCCGGCGCCGACCGGCGGGACGACCCCGTCGTCCGGGCCGCGGGGCTCGCCGTCGATCCCGAGCGGTACGAGGTGCGCTGCGCCGGAGAGCCGGTGGAGTGCACACCGGCCGAGTTCCAGATCCTGCTGGCCATGGCCGCCGAACCCGAACGGGTCTTCTCCCGGCGGCAGTTGCTCCAGTGCACCCGCGGGTTCGACCGGGCCTCGACCGAACGGGCGATCGACGTGCACATCATGAACCTGCGCCGGAAGATCGAGGTCGACCCGCGCAGACCCGTGCGGCTGCTGACGGTGTTCGGCGTCGGCTACAAGCTCAGCGGCGGCCACGCGTGA
- a CDS encoding L,D-transpeptidase family protein has product MITLRRRAALLAASLLLTGCGGGAAATPEHPPAATAAGTPATPGTPAPAISVEAAPQRIPGLGTKTRAAVPDDAAQVVVVTGRGRDSPLSTVVLYRRTAAGWQAGKSWPAHNALRGWSDHHMGGDLRSPIGVYGLTDAGGLLRDPGTRLSYDHGVGFTSPGTGFEGEPLQGSFDYVIAIDYNREPGTSPLDWTRPLGAERGGGIWLHVDHGGPTHGCVSIAEEHMKELLLALDPALHPVVVMGDHASLAR; this is encoded by the coding sequence ATGATCACCCTTCGCCGCCGGGCCGCGCTGCTCGCCGCATCCCTCCTGCTCACCGGATGTGGCGGCGGTGCCGCCGCCACGCCGGAGCACCCGCCCGCCGCCACCGCCGCCGGCACACCGGCGACGCCCGGCACACCCGCGCCCGCGATCTCCGTCGAGGCGGCACCGCAGCGGATACCCGGTCTGGGGACGAAGACCCGGGCCGCCGTGCCGGACGACGCGGCTCAGGTGGTCGTGGTGACCGGCCGGGGCCGCGACTCCCCGCTCTCCACGGTGGTCCTGTACCGGCGGACCGCGGCGGGCTGGCAGGCGGGGAAGAGTTGGCCCGCGCACAACGCGCTGCGCGGCTGGAGCGACCACCACATGGGCGGCGACCTGCGCTCACCCATCGGCGTCTACGGCCTCACCGACGCCGGCGGCCTGCTCCGCGACCCCGGCACCCGGCTCTCCTACGACCACGGCGTGGGCTTCACCTCGCCCGGCACCGGATTCGAGGGCGAACCGCTCCAGGGCTCCTTCGACTACGTGATCGCGATCGACTACAACCGCGAGCCCGGCACCTCGCCCCTCGACTGGACCCGCCCCCTCGGCGCGGAACGCGGCGGCGGCATCTGGCTGCACGTCGACCACGGCGGCCCCACCCACGGATGTGTGAGCATCGCCGAGGAGCACATGAAGGAACTGCTCCTCGCCCTGGACCCCGCCCTGCACCCCGTGGTCGTCATGGGCGACCATGCCTCTCTGGCCCGCTGA
- a CDS encoding M1 family metallopeptidase produces the protein MTHPRRRTTTLLRRETVAVTVPVALAALLTAAGPATAAGPAGTAGVGDPYFPLAGNGGYHVSHYDLTLRYDPGSRHLDGKAVLTARATQRLTRFDLDFQGLKVTGLTVDHVKAAHRRDGQELVVTPQRALRKGERFQVTVTYSGTPGPVTDPDGSLDGWIPTDDGAFVAGEPQGAMTWFPANNHPLDKSSYDFTITVPEDRAAVANGVLLGRRTTNGRTTFRWRQTEPMAAYLATATVGKFQVKQYTTRDGLKVYDAVDPREAAAAAPVVKQLPSVLEWESRLFGPYPFRAAGSIVDHAPNVGYALETQSRPVYDRAPDLSTLVHESAHQWFGDSVSLTSWKDIWLNEGFATYAEWLYEEQHGGDSAQKSFDALYARPATDGLWAFPPGDPGSGANIFGTPVYARGAMTLHALRTTVGDRAFFRVLRAWAAAHRYGHGTTAQFERLAERESGQDLGVLFRTWLYGRGKPGRP, from the coding sequence GTGACACACCCTCGCAGACGCACCACCACCCTCCTGCGCCGCGAAACCGTCGCCGTCACCGTCCCCGTCGCCCTGGCGGCGCTGCTCACGGCGGCCGGACCCGCCACCGCCGCCGGACCGGCGGGTACCGCGGGCGTCGGCGACCCCTACTTCCCGCTCGCCGGCAACGGCGGCTACCACGTCTCCCACTACGACCTGACCCTCCGCTACGACCCGGGCAGCCGGCACCTCGACGGCAAGGCGGTGCTGACCGCCCGCGCCACCCAGCGGCTGACCCGCTTCGACCTCGACTTCCAGGGGCTGAAGGTCACCGGCCTCACCGTCGACCACGTCAAGGCCGCACACCGGCGCGACGGCCAGGAACTCGTCGTCACCCCGCAGCGCGCCCTGCGCAAGGGCGAGCGGTTCCAGGTCACCGTCACCTACAGCGGCACCCCCGGCCCGGTCACCGACCCCGACGGCTCCCTCGACGGCTGGATCCCCACCGACGACGGGGCCTTCGTCGCCGGCGAACCGCAGGGCGCCATGACCTGGTTCCCGGCCAACAACCATCCCCTCGACAAGTCCTCCTACGACTTCACGATCACCGTCCCCGAGGACCGCGCCGCCGTCGCCAACGGCGTCCTCCTCGGCCGGCGCACCACGAACGGCAGGACCACCTTCCGCTGGCGCCAGACCGAACCCATGGCCGCCTACCTCGCCACCGCCACTGTGGGAAAGTTCCAGGTCAAGCAGTACACGACCCGCGACGGCCTCAAGGTCTACGACGCCGTCGACCCACGCGAGGCCGCGGCCGCCGCGCCCGTCGTCAAGCAGCTGCCCTCCGTACTGGAGTGGGAGAGCAGGCTGTTCGGGCCCTACCCGTTCCGCGCCGCCGGCTCCATCGTCGACCACGCCCCGAACGTCGGCTACGCCCTGGAGACCCAGTCGCGGCCCGTGTACGACCGCGCCCCCGACCTGAGCACCCTCGTCCACGAGAGCGCCCACCAGTGGTTCGGCGACTCCGTCTCCCTCACCTCCTGGAAGGACATCTGGCTCAACGAGGGCTTCGCCACCTACGCCGAGTGGCTCTACGAGGAGCAGCACGGGGGCGACAGCGCGCAGAAGTCCTTCGACGCGCTGTACGCCCGCCCCGCCACCGACGGACTGTGGGCGTTCCCGCCCGGCGACCCCGGCAGCGGCGCGAACATCTTCGGCACCCCCGTCTACGCCCGCGGCGCCATGACCCTGCACGCCCTGCGCACCACCGTCGGAGACCGCGCCTTCTTCCGCGTCCTGCGGGCCTGGGCCGCCGCGCACCGCTACGGCCACGGCACCACCGCCCAGTTCGAACGGCTCGCGGAACGGGAGTCCGGGCAGGACCTCGGCGTACTGTTCCGGACCTGGCTGTACGGCCGGGGCAAACCAGGCAGGCCCTAG
- a CDS encoding DUF488 domain-containing protein: MSVRVRRVYDPPEPDDGVRVLVDRLWPRGVSKDAARVDEWPKGLTPSTELRRWYHAGEGPYEEFARRYEAELTDPEAAELLDHVRELAAKGPVTLLTSAKSPEQSHTAVLVRLLEADQH; this comes from the coding sequence ATGAGTGTCCGCGTGCGTCGCGTCTACGACCCGCCAGAGCCCGACGACGGGGTGCGGGTGCTGGTCGACCGGCTGTGGCCGCGCGGGGTGTCCAAGGACGCGGCCCGCGTGGACGAGTGGCCCAAGGGCCTCACCCCGTCCACCGAACTGCGCCGGTGGTACCACGCGGGCGAGGGGCCGTACGAGGAGTTCGCGCGCCGCTACGAGGCGGAGCTGACCGACCCCGAGGCGGCCGAACTCCTGGACCATGTCCGGGAGTTGGCCGCAAAGGGGCCGGTGACGCTGCTGACGTCCGCGAAGTCCCCGGAGCAGAGCCACACGGCGGTGCTGGTCCGCCTGCTGGAGGCGGACCAGCACTGA